A section of the Candidatus Moraniibacteriota bacterium genome encodes:
- a CDS encoding tyrosine-type recombinase/integrase, with protein sequence MTPFSRAFPWYNFHVALYHTLVPPFENPKTEIERLAKEFCEHLEIEMNRSRRTLESYAHTLSTFFAWGAIATPADLTLEKIRAYRLYLNRKQTRRGTTLKRSTQAYHAIVLRTFLKHLAKNDIPTLAAEKIEVGRVPERQVDFLEYDEVERLLAAPTGDGIRVRRDRALLELLFSAGLRVSELTGLDRDQVNLAKEEFSVRGKGSKLRIVFLSPRAITAIADYLDHRSDIDPALFVSHPKKGLVNKKNATRETLRLTPRTVERLVKHYAKKAGIVKDVHPHTLRHSFATDLLRNGADIRSVQAMLGHASITTTQIYTHVTNERLKEVHQSFHGKRKPKILDKR encoded by the coding sequence ATGACCCCGTTCTCGCGGGCCTTCCCATGGTACAATTTTCATGTCGCCTTATATCATACGCTTGTGCCCCCATTTGAGAACCCCAAGACCGAAATTGAGCGGCTCGCCAAGGAATTCTGTGAACACCTCGAGATCGAGATGAATCGCTCCCGGCGGACCCTCGAGAGCTATGCCCACACTCTTTCCACCTTCTTCGCGTGGGGCGCGATTGCGACACCCGCGGACCTGACGCTCGAGAAAATCCGAGCCTATCGCCTCTACCTCAATCGGAAACAGACACGGCGCGGCACCACGCTCAAGCGAAGCACCCAAGCCTACCACGCGATTGTTCTACGCACCTTCCTGAAGCATCTGGCAAAAAACGATATTCCCACCCTCGCGGCTGAAAAGATTGAGGTTGGCCGGGTCCCGGAACGTCAGGTCGACTTCCTCGAGTACGACGAGGTGGAGCGGCTTTTGGCAGCCCCCACGGGCGACGGTATTCGGGTACGGCGGGATCGTGCCCTCCTCGAGCTCCTCTTTTCCGCTGGTCTCCGCGTCTCTGAATTGACGGGACTCGATCGGGACCAGGTCAATCTCGCCAAGGAGGAATTCAGTGTCCGTGGCAAAGGATCGAAACTCCGCATTGTCTTCCTCTCGCCCCGAGCGATAACGGCTATTGCTGACTATCTCGACCACCGAAGCGACATCGATCCTGCGCTCTTTGTCTCACATCCGAAAAAAGGACTCGTGAATAAAAAAAATGCGACACGCGAGACGCTCCGCCTCACGCCCCGCACCGTCGAACGACTGGTGAAGCACTACGCGAAAAAAGCCGGCATCGTGAAAGACGTCCATCCGCATACCCTCCGTCACAGCTTCGCCACCGACCTCCTCCGGAACGGGGCCGATATCCGAAGCGTCCAGGCGATGCTCGGCCACGCCTCCATCACCACGACACAGATCTACACCCACGTCACCAACGAACGGCTGAAGGAAGTTCACCAATCCTTCCATGGGAAACGAAAGCCGAAGATACTAGATAAGCGATAG
- a CDS encoding class I SAM-dependent methyltransferase: MPWGATIQEVVYRVIDAVPPDGKVLDLMCGPGYLLEQIHVLRPDISLTGIDLDSRYVAYASARNKGIRYVQADVRDWNTDDRYDGVLCTGSVHHLPYSDQPRLFTKLATLIKQGGFGICAEV, translated from the coding sequence ATGCCTTGGGGCGCGACTATACAGGAGGTCGTGTATCGAGTGATAGATGCAGTGCCGCCTGACGGCAAAGTGTTGGATCTCATGTGTGGGCCGGGATACCTTCTGGAGCAGATTCATGTTTTGAGGCCGGACATTTCCCTCACGGGGATAGATCTGGATTCTCGGTACGTGGCGTACGCCTCCGCAAGAAACAAAGGTATCCGCTATGTACAGGCGGATGTGAGAGATTGGAATACGGATGATAGATATGACGGCGTGCTCTGTACCGGAAGCGTTCATCACCTTCCATACAGCGATCAGCCGAGGCTTTTCACCAAGCTGGCGACACTTATCAAGCAAGGGGGCTTCGGTATCTGTGCAGAGGTGTGA